The Syngnathus typhle isolate RoL2023-S1 ecotype Sweden linkage group LG1, RoL_Styp_1.0, whole genome shotgun sequence genome includes a window with the following:
- the LOC133159170 gene encoding uncharacterized protein LOC133159170 isoform X2, which translates to MKGYVCKKRGKGKTAKPQLLLHDGYKEELVCQDDLRFLECSDARVIRVQSAFLGRRRSNVCPSGGARSHGRCRMKGALSHFRALCDKHQRCPIHPTGTDSCPGVSKYLHIVYSCEEKVCLDSLGLAGETIPDSSFSASSSAINAEPHKARLGGSGCWIPSKILGSWIQVNLGQRFKVTGIVTQGCTYQLESSNVFELEFSTDGETWHRYPEQLALGTHMLTRLMFAKYVRLLPRFLGLRFDVLGCTPDETFRDILCSSTAVGLVLDSSMTVRCPPGCAQTYTVYGTQIYKQESNICAAAIHSGVIENAIGGIVSLLKRDPQEAYNSSARNGITSSNDDGLARSPSYTFEDQEPRCLGPEWEEFADFCYKRFDERKTWYGARQNCSRLNAKLVSIRSKVEQDWLQDLLTSALADTWIELNAPVVPGEFAWSDHQKVTFTNWAPEELGDALENCVAALSQSGKWKMMSCTELNGYMCKMPTERYALDKGANACGE; encoded by the exons ATGAaaggctacgtctgcaagaaaagaggaaaag GAAAGACAGCAAAACCCCAGCTGCTGCTACATGACG GCTACAAGGAGGAACTTGTCTGCCAAGACGATTTGAGATTCCTTGAATGTTCCGATGCACGCGTCATCCGCGTACAGTCGGCTTTCCTCGGACGGAGGCGTAGCAACGTCTGTCCGAGTGGCGGTGCCAGATCACACG GTCGCTGCAGGATGAAAGGGGCTCTCTCTCACTTTAGAGCATTGTgtgacaaacatcagcgttgccCCATTCACCCTACGGGTACGGACTCCTGCCCTGGTGTCTCCAAATACCTCCACATCGTCTACAGCTGTGAGGAGAAAG tGTGTCTTGACAGTCTGGGCCTCGCTGGCGAGACAATCCCAGACTCCTCCTTttcagcctcttcctctgcgaTCAATGCCGAACCTCACAAAGCGCGTCTGGGGGGCAGCGGTTGCTGGATACCGTCCAAAATAc TCGGCAGCTGGATCCAGGTGAACCTCGGTCAGCGCTTCAAGGTGACGGGCATTGTGACCCAGGGGTGTACATACCAATTGGAAAGTTCCAACGTATTTGAGTTGGAGTTCAGTACTGACGGAGAGACTTGGCATCGCTACCCAGAGCAG CTTGCTTTGGGGACGCACATGCTAACCAGGCTCATGTTTGCCAAGTACGTCCGCCTCCTGCCAAGATTTCTTGGCCTTCGCTTTGACGTCTTAGGGTGCACGCCTGACGAGACTTTTCGCG ACATCTTATGCAGCAGCACAGCCGTCGGCCTCGTCCTGGACAGTTCAATGAC GGTCCGGTGCCCGCCAGGCTGCGCCCAAACCTACACGGTCTATGGAACACAGATCTACAAACAA GAGTCAAACATCTGCGCGGCTGCCATTCACTCGGGCGTCATTGAGAACGCGATTGGAGGAATTGTGTCTTTGCTGAAGAGAGACCCACAGGAGGCCTACAATAGCTCCGCCAGGAACGGGATCACCTCGAG CAATGATGACGGTTTGGCTCGATCTCCGTCGTACACTTTTGAAGACCAGG AGCCGAGATGCTTGGGACCTGaatgggaggagtttgcggaCTTTTGCTACAAACGTTTTGATGAGAGAAAGACGTGGTACGGCGCTCGACAAAACTGCTCCCGTCTGAATGCCAAGCTGGTGTCCATTCGCTCCAAGGTTGAGCAGGATTGGCTGCAAGACCTCCTGACGTCAG CCCTCGCCGACACATGGATCGAACTGAACGCCCCGGTGGTTCCCGGCGAATTCGCGTGGTCGGACCACCAGAAGGTGACCTTCACCAACTGGGCTCCGGAAGAACTTGGCGACGCGTTGGAGAATTGCGTGGCCGCCTTGAGCCAG TCTGGCAAATGGAAGATGATGTCGTGCACGGAACTCAACGGCTACATGTGTAAGATGCCCACGGAGCGTTATGCGCTGGATAAAGGCGCCAATGCATGTGGCGAGTAA
- the LOC133155242 gene encoding C-type mannose receptor 2-like, with product MWEALERSILMIGLYWTCVSANQCALGWRGYGTSCYKKVEFPNGWLGAWHHCLSEGGNLVSITSSAEERFVKTTMAKYNHFWLGLSNQKCDTVWCRFEGGSQKLTWSDGQTTTHRNWAPNQLESADVASCAYVNQKVWKDSGKWRSGSCASSLAYMCKRPLDCPACSPKSGPAVVKTSDCDDSNILYGDHCYLFGESRETQEDAEEFCLARRAQLPLVHSKRDVRFLFDECVRYDIWLGLKKKGNDYKWNDGTALDYEDLNDRHFSGGDCAIIGPGARIFLNVKCQYKKPVVCQTAKRGGGRPQLPPLVGQPDWTEKCGWWLDRPSSDFCYLIIPQATKTWQEAQDHCQAYQGNLLSIADSHEQGLVHVLFKSQGEASSLWLGADVSLDDDDGKWIDGSSFTFKRRWEGDTKGGHCLSLLTASGDWKYDPCGNKRGYVCKKRGKGVKAPTLDDSKCDPGWTERNSSCYKKMEVPNGWLGAWHHCVWLGGDLVSITSSAEEDFVKTTMDKDTPFWLGLSNQKCDDSWCRFEGGIQTLAWSDGETINHTNWAPNQLKSAAVASCAYVNQGGSGEPGKWRSGSCHSSLAYMCKRPQSCPEGQTCSPKRGPAVVKTDYCDDNSFHYDDYCYRYEKTYENYDDAEKFCQVRGGHLASVHSKQEAQFVYDHSQTSQSALVGLKKTTGDDYKWSDGTTFEYKRWEKDTTGDCAFPNSVGELSGCECSTTRPFFCKTAKRGGTRRLASSVSLVSWTYKCGWWLDNPTNDFCYLMISQPTKTWQKAQDDCKLLEGDLLSITDTDEQGFIKGIAKVLMGDDASLWLGANGGIEGDGGKWADGSPFSYLHSSEGRAEAVQ from the exons ATGTGGGAGGCACTCGAGAGGTCTATTCTCATGATTGGCCTATATTGGACATGCGTGTCAG CCAACCAGTGTGCTCTCGGGTGGCGCGGATACGGcaccagctgctacaagaaggtggaattccccaacggttggctgggcgcCTGGCACCACTGCCTCTCTGAGGGCGGCAACCTGGTCtcgatcacctcctcggccgaggaaagGTTTGTGAAGACGACCATGGCCAAGTACAACcacttctggctgggactctccaaccag AAATGTGACACggtctggtgtcgctttgaaggcggGAGCCAGAAGCTGACCTGGTCTGATGGCCAGACAACAACACACCGCAACTGGGCCCCAAATCAACTTGAAAG cgccgacgtcgcgtcctgcgcctacgtcaaccaaaaGGTTTGGAAGGATTCCGGGaagtggaggtctggctcctgcgcttcctccttagcctacatgtgcaaacggccgctgg ACTGCCCGGCGTGTTCCCCCAAAAGTGGTCCTGCTGTGGtgaaga CTTCTGACTGCGACGATAGCAACATCCTTTATGGCGATCATTGCTATCTTTTTGGCGAGAGTCGTGAAACTCAAGAGGATGCTGAGGAGTTCTGTCTCGCCCGGCGAGCCCAACTGCCTCTCGTCCACTCTAAGCGAGATGTCCGATTCCTGTTTG ATGAGTGTGTAAGATATGATATTTGGCTGGGACTCAAGAAGAAGGGCAATGACTACAAGTGGAATGACGGAACAGCTTTG GACTACGAAGACCTCAATGACAGGCACTTCTCCGGTGGTGACTGTGCAATAATAGGTCCTGGGGCACGGATCTTCCTGAACGTCAAATGCCAATACAAGAAGCCAGTTGTCTGCCAAACAG CCAAGCGCGGCGGAGGGCGTCCACAGCTGCCACCATTGGTGGGCCAACCTG ACTGGACTGAaaaatgcggctggtggctggaccGCCCCTCcagcgacttctgctacctgatcatCCCACAGGccaccaagacctggcaggaggcgcAAGACCACTGCCAAGCCTAccaagggaacctgctcagcatcgccgACTCGCACGAGCAGGGCTTAGTGCACG TTCTCTTCAAGAGTCAGGGAGAAGCGTCCTCTCTCTGGTTGGGCGCCGATGTCTCACTCGATGACGATGACGGCAAATGGATTGACGGATCCTCGTTCACGTTCAAGCGCCGTTGGGAAG gtgacACCAAAGGGGGGCATTGTCTTTCCTTGCTCACTGCCAGCGGCGACTGGAAGTACGACCCGTGCGGCAACAAGAgaggctacgtctgcaagaaaagaggaaaag GAGTGAAAGCGCCGACTCTTGACG ACAGCAAGTGTGATCCCGGGTGGACCGAGCGCAactccagctgctacaagaagatggaagtccccaacggttggctgggggcctggcaccactgcgtctggctgggcggcgacctggtctcgatcacctcctcggccgaggaagactttgtgaagACGACCATGGACAAGGACACccccttctggctgggactctccaaccag AAATGCGACGACTcctggtgtcgctttgaaggcggGATCCAGACGCTGGCCTGGTCTGATGGCGAGACAATAAATCACACCAACTGGGCCCCAAATCAACTCAAAAG CGCCGCCGttgcgtcctgcgcctacgtcaaccaagggggaAGTGGTGAGCCCGGCaagtggaggtctggctcctgtcattcctcgttggcctacatgtgcaaacggccgcaGA GCTGCCCAGAGGGACAGACGTGTTCCCCCAAACGTGGTCCTGCTGTCGtgaaga CTGACTACTGCGACGACAACTCCTTCCACTATGATGATTATTGTTACCGTTACGAGAAGACGTATGAAAATTATGACGATGCCGAGAAGTTCTGTCAAGTCCGGGGAGGCCACCTGGCTAGCGTCCACTCTAAGCAAGAGGCCCAATTTGTGTATG ATCACTCGCAGACCTCACAATCTGCTTTGGTGGGACTCAAGAAAACGACGGGCGACGACTACAAGTGGAGTGACGGAACAACCTTT GAGTACAAACGGTGGGAAAAAGACACCACGGGGGACTGTGCGTTCCCAAATTCTGTTGGGGAGTTGAGTGGCTGTGAGTGCTCAACAACGCGGCCATTCTTctgcaaaacag CCAAGCGCGGAGGGACTCGACGGCTGGCATCATCAGTCAGCCTAGTCA GCTGGACTtacaaatgcggctggtggctggacaACCCCaccaacgacttctgctacctgatgatcagccagcccaccaagacctggcagAAGGCGCAAGACGACTGCAAACTCCTCGAAGGggacctgctcagcatcaccgacACCGATGAGCAGGGCTTCATAAAGG GTATCGCCAAGGTTCTGATGGGCGATGACGCCTCCCTGTGGTTGGGCGCCAACGGAGGCATCGAGGGTGACGGCGGCAAGTGGGCTGACGGATCCCCCTTCTCTTACCTCCACTCGAGCGAAGGTCGGGCTGAGGCGGTT CAGTGA
- the LOC133157446 gene encoding lymphocyte antigen 75-like, whose translation MLQTNQCAPGWRGHRTSCYKKMGVPNGWLGAWHHCVSEGGNLVSITSSAEEDFVKATMGVDTRFWLGLSNQKCDKVWCRFEDGSQKLAWSDGETIKHTNWAPNQLESADVASCAHVDQKAWKDSGKWRSGSCASSLAYMCKRPLDCPTCSPKSGPAVVKTSDCDDGNILYGYHCYFHGPSRETQEDAEEFCLARGAHLPRVHSKQDVQFLSDHLQNYHFLWVGLKKKGDNYKWSDGTALVSELLEAFEKVGLQASVLS comes from the exons atgcttcaga CCAACCAGTGTGCTCCCGGGTGGCGCGGGCACCGcaccagctgctacaagaagatgggagtccccaacggttggctgggcgcctggcaccactgcgtctcTGAGGGCGGCAACCTGGTCtcgatcacctcctcggccgaggaagactttgtgaagGCGACCATGGGCGTGGACACccgcttctggctgggactctccaaccag aaatgTGACAAggtctggtgtcgctttgaagaCGGGAGCCAGAAGCTGGCCTGGTCTGATGGCGAGACAATAAAGCACACCAACTGGGCCCCAAATCAACTCGAAAG CGCCGACGTCGCGTCCTGCGCCCATGTTGACCAAAAGGCTTGGAAGGATTCCGGGaagtggaggtctggctcctgcgcttcctccttagcctacatgtgcaaacggccgctgg ACTGCCCGACGTGTTCCCCCAAAAGTGGTCCTGCTGTGGtgaaga CTTCTGACTGCGACGATGGCAACATCCTTTATGGCTATCATTGCTATTTTCATGGCCCGAGTCGTGAAACTCAAGAGGATGCTGAGGAGTTCTGTCTCGCCCGGGGAGCCCACCTGCCTCGCGTCCACTCTAAGCAAGATGTCCAATTCCTGTCTG ATCACCTTCAAAATTATCATTTTCTTtgggtgggactcaagaagaagGGAGACAACTACAAGTGGAGTGACGGAACAGCTTTGGTAAGTGAATTGCTGGAGGCCTTTGAAAAAGTCGGTTTGCAGGCATCCGTTTTGTCTTGA
- the LOC133159170 gene encoding uncharacterized protein LOC133159170 isoform X1, with the protein MFSATSAHFMPISIRTLQKGLNFASTSLDTGRKMGNSFSKKLRNTQTVTLGLFQLAWNIARAKKPYNEAEFVKKYLSDVIEILSPENDKLKRMVCPATHSRCRMKGALSHFRALCDKHQRCPIHPTGTDSCPGVSKYLHIVYSCEEKVCLDSLGLAGETIPDSSFSASSSAINAEPHKARLGGSGCWIPSKILGSWIQVNLGQRFKVTGIVTQGCTYQLESSNVFELEFSTDGETWHRYPEQLALGTHMLTRLMFAKYVRLLPRFLGLRFDVLGCTPDETFRDILCSSTAVGLVLDSSMTVRCPPGCAQTYTVYGTQIYKQESNICAAAIHSGVIENAIGGIVSLLKRDPQEAYNSSARNGITSSNDDGLARSPSYTFEDQEPRCLGPEWEEFADFCYKRFDERKTWYGARQNCSRLNAKLVSIRSKVEQDWLQDLLTSALADTWIELNAPVVPGEFAWSDHQKVTFTNWAPEELGDALENCVAALSQSGKWKMMSCTELNGYMCKMPTERYALDKGANACGE; encoded by the exons atgttcagcgccacttccgctcacttcatgccaatatcgataaggactttgcaaaagggactgaatttcgcaagcacaagtttggacacagGCAGAAAAATGGGTAACAGTTTTTCCAAGAAATTACGAAACActcagactgtcacacttggatTGTTTCAattggcttggaacattgcgcgggctaaaaagccatacaatgaagcggagttcgttaaaaaatacctcagtgacgttattgaaatcttgtctcctgaaaacgacaaactaaaacgaatggtctgtcctgccacacata GTCGCTGCAGGATGAAAGGGGCTCTCTCTCACTTTAGAGCATTGTgtgacaaacatcagcgttgccCCATTCACCCTACGGGTACGGACTCCTGCCCTGGTGTCTCCAAATACCTCCACATCGTCTACAGCTGTGAGGAGAAAG tGTGTCTTGACAGTCTGGGCCTCGCTGGCGAGACAATCCCAGACTCCTCCTTttcagcctcttcctctgcgaTCAATGCCGAACCTCACAAAGCGCGTCTGGGGGGCAGCGGTTGCTGGATACCGTCCAAAATAc TCGGCAGCTGGATCCAGGTGAACCTCGGTCAGCGCTTCAAGGTGACGGGCATTGTGACCCAGGGGTGTACATACCAATTGGAAAGTTCCAACGTATTTGAGTTGGAGTTCAGTACTGACGGAGAGACTTGGCATCGCTACCCAGAGCAG CTTGCTTTGGGGACGCACATGCTAACCAGGCTCATGTTTGCCAAGTACGTCCGCCTCCTGCCAAGATTTCTTGGCCTTCGCTTTGACGTCTTAGGGTGCACGCCTGACGAGACTTTTCGCG ACATCTTATGCAGCAGCACAGCCGTCGGCCTCGTCCTGGACAGTTCAATGAC GGTCCGGTGCCCGCCAGGCTGCGCCCAAACCTACACGGTCTATGGAACACAGATCTACAAACAA GAGTCAAACATCTGCGCGGCTGCCATTCACTCGGGCGTCATTGAGAACGCGATTGGAGGAATTGTGTCTTTGCTGAAGAGAGACCCACAGGAGGCCTACAATAGCTCCGCCAGGAACGGGATCACCTCGAG CAATGATGACGGTTTGGCTCGATCTCCGTCGTACACTTTTGAAGACCAGG AGCCGAGATGCTTGGGACCTGaatgggaggagtttgcggaCTTTTGCTACAAACGTTTTGATGAGAGAAAGACGTGGTACGGCGCTCGACAAAACTGCTCCCGTCTGAATGCCAAGCTGGTGTCCATTCGCTCCAAGGTTGAGCAGGATTGGCTGCAAGACCTCCTGACGTCAG CCCTCGCCGACACATGGATCGAACTGAACGCCCCGGTGGTTCCCGGCGAATTCGCGTGGTCGGACCACCAGAAGGTGACCTTCACCAACTGGGCTCCGGAAGAACTTGGCGACGCGTTGGAGAATTGCGTGGCCGCCTTGAGCCAG TCTGGCAAATGGAAGATGATGTCGTGCACGGAACTCAACGGCTACATGTGTAAGATGCCCACGGAGCGTTATGCGCTGGATAAAGGCGCCAATGCATGTGGCGAGTAA